The following are encoded together in the Lathyrus oleraceus cultivar Zhongwan6 chromosome 3, CAAS_Psat_ZW6_1.0, whole genome shotgun sequence genome:
- the LOC127129526 gene encoding uncharacterized protein LOC127129526, with the protein MDIHGFSDADWATSIDDKKYMVGQCAFLGETLVSWSSRKQNMVSRSNTESEYRALTDLVAEIAWIHSLLAELKLPLPRKPILWCDNLSAKALASNPVLHARSKHIEIDIYYIRDQQKFATKKNDTRIDVAIELVKCLIKYLKEYRESGFINAKASAEKIGNKMEIECVFIQKRQIHRKQHYDENPSQPTQLSLESAEESFQNHYFLYIVDQTIDSLDIRFEQEKDQIKKKKKKKKKSLYSGLCFDYKY; encoded by the exons ATGGACATTCATGGCTTCTCTGATGCAGATTGGGCCACTAGTATTGATGACAAGAAATACATGGTTGGTCAATGTGCGTTCCTTGGTGAAACACTTGTTTCTTGGTCATCAAGGAAGCAAAATATGGTATCAAGATCAAACACTGAATCAGAATATAGAGCCCTAACTGACCTAGTTGCTGAAATAGCATGGATTCATTCATTACTTGCTGAACTGAAACTCCCACTTCCAAGGAAACCCATATTGTGGTGTGATAACTTGAGTGCAAAGGCACTAGCTTCAAATCCTGTCCTCCATGCTCGCTCCAAACATATTGAAATTGATATTTACTATATCAGAGATCAA CAAAAGTTTGCAACAAAAAAAAACGACACGCGTATTGATGTGGCTATAGAACTAGTAAAATGTTTGATCAAGTATTTGAAAGAATATAGAGAATCAGGTTTTATAAATGCTAAGGCTAGTGCTGAAAAGATTGGGAATAAAATGGAGATTGAATGTGTGTTTATTCAAAAACGTCAAATTCATAGAAAACAACACTATGATGAAAATCCATCTCAACCCACACAATTGAGTCTTGAGTCTGCTGAAGAGTCTTTTCAGAATCACTATTTCTTATATATTGTAGATCAAACAATTGACTCACTTGATATAAGATTTGAGCA GGAAAAAGATCAgatcaagaagaagaagaagaagaagaagaaatctCTTTATAGTGGTTTATGTTTTGATTATAAGTATTGA